GGTTCTCCAGCAACAGCTCGCAGGAACTGGCCAGCACCATCAGCGGTGTGCGCAGTTCATGGCTTACGTCGCTGGTAAACAGCTGTTCGCGAGACAGCGCCTGGCGCAGGCGACCCAGCGTGGCATCGAACGCCACCGCCAACTCGCCCACTTCGTCGGCCGCATAATCGGGTGCCAATGGCGGTGCAAGTCCCAGCAGTTGATCGCGATGGCGCACCTGACGCGCCAGCCGTACCACCGGCGCCATCACCTTGCGCGCCAGCACCCAGCCGAGAAACACCGCCAACGCCAGGCTGAGCACGAAGCCCACCAGCACTACGGCAAACAGCACGCGCTCGCGCTCTTCGAAATCGCTCTGGTCCTGCAGCAGCACATAGCGCCGGCCATCGATCACTTCGACCATGGCGTGGTACGACAGCGACTCGCGAAACACTTCATGAAAGCCTGGGTCCAGATGGCGCAAGTCCTTGGGCAGCTCGAAATCGCCGGGGCCACCGCTGAAATAGAACAGCTGGTCAGGCTCGGGGCGGTGTCGCCAGTCCTCCATGCTGTCCATCAACAGCAGGCGTTGCAGATCGCCGCCCAGGCCCGCCGAAATCAGCTTCTCTTCCACCAGGTGCACCGTCGCGACGATGCCCATGGCGAAGGCCCCCGCCACCAACGCGCTCATCAACGCAAAGGCGATGATGATCCGTTGGGCAAGGCTTTGCTTAAACTCCATCACGGCCCTCGGCCAGGCGATAACCCACACCGTGCACCGTTTGCAGCAGCGGCTTGGCGAAGGGCTTGTCGATCACTTGGCGCAATTGGTGAACGTGGCTGCGCAGGCTGTCGCTGTCCGGGCAATCGTCGCCCCACAAGGCTTCTTCGAGGATTTCGCGGCGCAATACGTGCGGGCTTTTCTGCATCAACACCGCCAGCAGCTTCAGGCCGACCGGGTTGAGTTTGAGCAGGCGCCCTTCGCGCGTGACCTCCAGGGTATCGAGGTCGTAGTTCAGGTC
This region of Pseudomonas sp. MUP55 genomic DNA includes:
- a CDS encoding HAMP domain-containing sensor histidine kinase: MEFKQSLAQRIIIAFALMSALVAGAFAMGIVATVHLVEEKLISAGLGGDLQRLLLMDSMEDWRHRPEPDQLFYFSGGPGDFELPKDLRHLDPGFHEVFRESLSYHAMVEVIDGRRYVLLQDQSDFEERERVLFAVVLVGFVLSLALAVFLGWVLARKVMAPVVRLARQVRHRDQLLGLAPPLAPDYAADEVGELAVAFDATLGRLRQALSREQLFTSDVSHELRTPLMVLASSCELLLENPAIDQRGRNQVLRIARACEEMRELVQTFLMLARAKHDDAAMSAQVNLTQVAEDLLGIWRGPIEQKGLALIYCPGNPLDTRYNTTFLHAVMGNLLRNALHYTEQGFIRLTLEPSGFVVEDSGVGIPEDKREAMFEPFVRGSEKRGDGLGLGLSLVQRICESQGWSVTLSTMEPNGCRFHVELGRVKT